One window of Bacillus sp. THAF10 genomic DNA carries:
- a CDS encoding citrate synthase/methylcitrate synthase, whose amino-acid sequence MEIQKGLKGVVVSETQIGEVDGTNGRLVYRGYEIGELASAYTFEEIAYLIWHGELPSPEQRKKIVRSFKEKRGLSPVMENVLKALPKNMELMNVLRTVLSAEGDNTYSSKPTIEEAIRLTAVTPTIIASRFRQLKGQTMIAPDANLGHVENYLYMLTGERIPQASIRVLETYMNLTMEHGMNASTFSARVTTSTQSDMVSAVISAIGTMKGPLHGGAPSEVIALLDELSQVENIEMHLREKVRAGEKLMGFGHRVYKTSDPRAVALKKLLTDSFGKNDWLDFSILVEQYVLKVLAGEKPGKSLHTNVEYYAAAIMKALAMQPSLFTPTFTASRMVGWTAHVLEQAEENVIFRPLSKYIGPKTKKVNIT is encoded by the coding sequence ATGGAAATTCAAAAAGGGTTAAAAGGTGTTGTGGTTTCAGAAACGCAAATAGGAGAAGTAGATGGAACGAATGGGAGGCTTGTTTATAGGGGTTATGAAATTGGTGAGCTTGCGTCAGCCTATACGTTTGAGGAAATAGCATATTTAATCTGGCATGGAGAGTTACCGTCACCTGAACAAAGGAAAAAAATCGTGCGGTCCTTTAAAGAAAAGCGAGGTCTCTCGCCTGTAATGGAAAATGTTTTAAAAGCACTTCCAAAAAACATGGAGCTCATGAATGTTCTTAGAACCGTGTTATCTGCTGAGGGTGATAACACATACTCGAGCAAACCAACAATAGAGGAGGCGATTAGACTCACAGCTGTTACCCCTACCATTATCGCCTCTCGCTTTAGACAATTAAAAGGGCAAACAATGATTGCACCAGATGCAAATCTAGGTCATGTTGAAAATTATTTATATATGTTAACAGGTGAAAGAATTCCACAAGCATCTATTAGGGTTCTAGAAACGTACATGAATTTAACTATGGAGCATGGGATGAATGCGTCAACTTTTTCTGCTAGAGTAACAACCTCCACTCAATCAGATATGGTATCTGCTGTAATCTCCGCTATTGGTACGATGAAAGGCCCTCTCCATGGTGGTGCGCCATCTGAAGTGATAGCTCTTCTCGATGAGCTTTCACAGGTAGAAAATATAGAGATGCATTTAAGGGAAAAAGTTAGAGCAGGCGAAAAGCTAATGGGATTTGGACATCGTGTGTATAAAACAAGCGATCCAAGAGCAGTAGCTTTAAAGAAGCTTTTAACAGATTCTTTTGGAAAAAACGATTGGTTAGATTTTTCAATACTAGTAGAACAATATGTGTTAAAGGTTTTAGCGGGAGAAAAGCCAGGTAAAAGCCTTCATACAAATGTAGAGTATTATGCTGCAGCAATTATGAAGGCCCTAGCCATGCAGCCGAGTTTGTTTACACCTACCTTTACTGCCAGCAGAATGGTAGGCTGGACAGCGCATGTCTTGGAGCAGGCGGAGGAAAATGTGATTTTTCGGCCTTTATCGAAGTATATAGGTCCGAAAACTAAAAAAGTTAACATAACTTAA
- a CDS encoding DsbA family oxidoreductase, with amino-acid sequence MKIEIWSDFVCPFCYIGKRRLEAALEKFPHREEVKIEFKSFELDPTAKVDPDFTVYEMLAKKYGMPVEEAKRMSANVAKQAAEVGLTFNFDTAITTNTFDAHRLAKLAESKGVEKVVTERLMQAYFTDSEHIGDREYLKELGTSIGLEEAKIEEVLESDAYEKEVRFDQQEAREIGVQGVPFFVFNSKYAISGAQPGEVFLEALEKVWEEENGKPTLQAFESKKKSDTSYCSDDCCE; translated from the coding sequence ATGAAAATAGAAATCTGGTCTGATTTTGTTTGTCCATTCTGCTATATTGGGAAACGCAGATTAGAAGCAGCGTTGGAAAAATTCCCTCACCGAGAAGAAGTGAAGATTGAATTTAAGAGTTTTGAACTTGATCCAACTGCCAAGGTGGACCCAGACTTTACAGTATACGAAATGTTAGCAAAAAAATATGGCATGCCAGTCGAAGAGGCGAAGAGAATGAGCGCAAACGTCGCCAAACAAGCAGCAGAGGTTGGTTTAACCTTCAACTTTGATACAGCCATTACAACAAACACGTTTGACGCTCACAGGCTTGCAAAGCTTGCAGAGAGCAAGGGAGTAGAAAAAGTGGTGACAGAAAGACTGATGCAGGCTTATTTTACCGATTCAGAACATATTGGAGACAGAGAGTATCTAAAAGAACTCGGTACAAGCATTGGTCTTGAAGAAGCGAAAATAGAGGAAGTTTTAGAAAGTGATGCCTATGAAAAAGAGGTTCGATTTGATCAACAAGAGGCAAGAGAAATAGGCGTACAAGGTGTACCATTCTTTGTCTTTAACAGTAAGTATGCCATTTCAGGAGCACAGCCAGGTGAGGTTTTCCTAGAGGCACTTGAAAAAGTTTGGGAAGAAGAAAACGGGAAACCAACGCTCCAAGCTTTTGAATCAAAAAAGAAAAGTGACACATCTTACTGTTCAGATGATTGTTGTGAATAG